One part of the Quercus lobata isolate SW786 chromosome 7, ValleyOak3.0 Primary Assembly, whole genome shotgun sequence genome encodes these proteins:
- the LOC115952029 gene encoding MDIS1-interacting receptor like kinase 2-like: MAPSVSISILIVALWVLYILMHSTTMVIAAGSVAASNSSALELEAKALLESGWWSDHSNDSFLNHCELDGIMCNAGRSVIKIDRGRYYQGDEISKLNISSFPNLVRLDLSRNWLTGSIPVEIGTLSKLTHLDLSFNNLTGRLPPSFGNLTQLVKFDIFSNSIIGELPLSLANLTRLQAFNISSNLVSGSIPEGLGNLKNLLELRLSDNKFTGAIPSALGLLTNLSILDLSFNKINGSIVPEIGLLKNLLELDLQENNLTGPIPLSIGHLTNLVSLSLSMNQINGHIPLEIGHLTNLNSLFLDSNQFNGSIPPEIGNMTNLEDLHLNNNNIVGPIPLTIGHLTSLQTLSLSGNQISGSIPKEIAGCKRLSELELSHNHLTGSLPSQISDLQFLNATDLSYNTISGEIPFKLGDSQTLKFLNLSNNNLTGNIPDLSHSVTEVNFSHNSFHGQIPDMCGYYYTCAPSNFIGNKDLCGDVEGFPPCPSNNRSIVHQIKFFVPLLAFTTFLLLRYFFRSRCRVRKMSSESRETKNGDLFSIWNYDGKIAYEDIIEATEDFDIRYCIGTGGYGSVYKAQLPNGKVVALKKLHRLEAEDPNFDKSFRNEVKILTEIRHRNIVKLHGYCLHKRCMFLVYEYMERGSLFCVLHNNAEAVELDWMKRVNIIKSTAHALSYMHHEGVPVIVHRDITSNNILLNFELEAFVSDFGTARLLDSDTSNQTLMAGTYGYIAPELAYTMKVTEKSDVYSFGVVALEILMGRHPGELLTSLSSPQSVMLNEILDKRLPPPNRLVAQDVFLVAAISFACLRAKPKSRPTMKSVSQEFLCHKKPIMNPLHAVSVWQLRNQETYMVGESETHFESPCFLVEKDNV; the protein is encoded by the exons ATGGCTCCCTCTGTTTCCATTTCTATTCTGATAGTAGCATTATGGGTTCTTTATATCTTGATGCACTCCACAACTATGGTTATTGCAGCTGGCTCTGTGGCAGCATCTAATTCATCAGCGCTTGAACTAGAAGCGAAGGCTCTCCTGGAGAGTGGGTGGTGGAGTGATCACTCCAACGATTCATTCTTAAATCATTGCGAGTTGGATGGAATCATGTGCAATGCTGGTAGAAGCGTCATAAAGATTGACAGGGGTAGGTACTATCAGGGAGATGAGATCAGTAAACTCAACATCTCTTCCTTCCCAAATTTAGTCCGTCTTGATCTTTCTCGTAATTGGCTTACGGGGAGCATTCCAGTTGAGATAGGCACCCTTTCAAAGCTCACCCACCTTGATCTGTCCTTTAATAATCTCACAGGTAGGTTGCCTCCTTCATTTGGAAACCTCACTCAATTagtgaaatttgacattttttcaAATTCTATCATCGGTGAGTTACCTCTTTCACTTGCAAACCTCACTAGATTACAGGCATTTAACATTTCCTCTAATCTAGTCAGTGGTTCCATACCCGAAGGATTAGGTAATTTAAAGAATCTTCTAGAATTAAGATTGAGTGATAACAAATTTACCGGAGCAATCCCTTCTGCTCTTGGCCTTTTAACCAATCTTTCCATCTTGGATTTgtcttttaataaaatcaatGGTTCTATAGTGCCAGAAATTGGATTGCTAAAGAATTTGTTGGAATTGGACCTACAAGAAAACAATCTCACTGGTCCAATCCCTTTGTCTATAGGTCATCTAACCAATTTGGTTTCTTTGTCTCTTTCTATGAATCAAATCAATGGTCACATTCCACTAGAAATAGGTCATCTAACCAATTTGAACTCTTTGTTTCTTGATTCGAACCAATTCAATGGTTCCATTCCTCCTGAAATAGGCAACATGACGAATTTGGAAGACTTGCATctcaataataacaatattGTTGGTCCAATCCCTTTGACTATAGGTCATTTAACTAGCTTGCAAACTTTGTCCCTTAGTGGGAACCAAATTAGTGGTTCCATCCCCAAAGAAATAGCTGGTTGCAAGCGGTTGAGTGAATTGGAATTGAGCCATAACCATTTAACTGGAAGCCTTCCATCTCAAATTAGTGACCTTCAGTTTTTAAATGCTACGGACCTAAGTTATAATACTATCAGTGGGGAAATTCCTTTTAAACTAGGGGATTCACAAACTTTAAAGTTCTTGAATCTCAGCAACAATAATCTTACTGGAAATATTCCGGATCTTTCACATTCAGTAACAGAAGTGAACTTTTCCCACAATTCTTTCCATGGTCAGATCCCAGATATGTGTGGCTACTACTATACTTGTGCACCTTCAAACTTCATCGGCAACAAAGATTTATGTGGTGATGTCGAAGGCTTCCCTCCTTGCCCAAGCAACAATAGATCCATTGtccatcaaataaaattttttgttcccTTACTTGCTTTCACTACGTTTTTACTTCTTAGGTATTTTTTCCGCTCTCGATGTAGAGTTAGGAAAATGTCATCTGAGTCAAGGGAAACAAAGAATGGGGATTTGTTCTCAATATGGAATTATGATGGAAAAATTGCATATGAAGACATCATTGAAGCAACAGAGGACTTTGACATTAGATATTGTATTGGAACAGGTGGTTATGGTAGTGTTTACAAAGCACAGTTGCCTAATGGTAAAGTGGTTGCCTTAAAGAAACTTCATCGCTTAGAGGCTGAGGATCCAAATTTTGACAAGAGTTTTAGAAATGAGGTCAAAATTTTAACGGAAATCCGACATCGGAATATTGTGAAACTGCACGGTTATTGTTTGCACAAACGATGCATGTTTTTGGTCTATGAGTATATGGAAAGGGGAAGTCTATTTTGTGTCCTACACAACAATGCTGAGGCTGTAGAATTGGATTGGATGAAGAGGGTGAACATAATCAAAAGTACAGCACATGCATTATCTTAtatgcatcatgaaggtgtCCCAGTAATTGTCCATCGAGATATAACAAGCAACAATATTCTATTGAATTTTGAGTTAGAGGCATTTGTGTCAGATTTTGGCACAGCTAGACTCCTTGATTCAGATACCtccaatcaaactttaatggcTGGGACTTACGGTTATATTGCTCCAG AATTGGCCTACACTATGAAGGTGACTgaaaaaagtgatgtttataGCTTTGGAGTGGTGGCATTAGAAATATTAATGGGAAGGCATCCAGGCGAACTCTTGACATCATTATCATCACCTCAAAGTGTGATGCTAAATGAAATATTAGACAAGCGTCTCCCACCTCCAAATCGTTTGGTTGCACAGGATGTTTTTCTTGTTGCTGCAATTTCATTTGCTTGCTTACGTGCTAAACCAAAGTCTAGGCCGACAATGAAATCAGTGTCTCAAGAATTTCTTTGTCACAAGAAACCAATAATGAACCCCTTACATGCAGTTTCAGTATGGCAGCTAAGAAACCAAGAAACTTATATGGTTGGAGAGAGTGAAACCCATTTTGAAAGTCCTTGTTTTCTGGTTGAGAAAGATAATGTTTGA